One Candidatus Cloacimonadota bacterium genomic window, GACTATTCCACCCAAAATACTAATCTTGCTTTTGTATTTGCCTCTGATCGAGGCTACAGTACTCCTGATGATCCTTCATTGACTGGACTTCTTATCGACAATATCGTTGTTTATGATAATCAAAATCCTGAAGATACTCTCTATACTAACTATGGGAATGTTGATGTCAGGAGTTTACGAACAGGATATGGTGCCACTTCAAATTGGTTATCTTTGGAAAATAGCCCGGGGACAATAGAAGCAGGCGGAGATTATAATCTAACTATCAACTGTGATGCTGCCAATCTGACACCGGGAAATTATAGCAGCCAACTTAATATTGAACTCAGTGATGCCAGTAGCAGCGTCCAGGTTCTGCCTGTCAATTTTACTGTAACGGAAAATAATGAAAATATAATTAGTAATGATAAACCCGAAAATTTCACCCTTATGGGAAATTATCCCAATCCCTTTAATGCCAGTACAAAAATTAAATATTATTTACCTGAAGCCGGGAATGTAGAATTAATGATTTACAATCTGCAGGGTCAGAAAATCTATCAGGCTGAGGAACAATATAAAGGTAGTGGTTACAGAATGATGCACTGGAATGGAACCGATCTTAATGGACACAGCATAGGCACCGGAGTTTATATCTACAAAGTTCAGTTTGAAAATCAATCCTTTCAATCAGGCAAATTGCTTTTGATGAAATAATAGATTCGAAATTTAGGTGAGCAAAAATATAAGTTCAGGCTCTAGTCGTCCTGATCATGGGAATTACTTTTATATCTTTTAGGCCAAAAATGCTGGAGCCTGTCTTTGATGCGGGATTCCCGTCCCAATCGGGTTGGCTTGTAAAATTTTTGGGTTGGCATATCCTCGGGGAAATAGTGTTCATTGACAAAATGATCTTTATGGTCATGTGGATATTTATAATTTTTTCCGGACCCTTTTTTCTCCATGAGTTTTGTTGGAGCATTACGAAGATGGAGGGGGACATTGTGAGTACTATTTTTTTTGACTGCCTGTTTGGCTCTTTGGAGGGCCATGTAGGAAGCATTGCTTTTTGGAGAAGAGGCCAGGTAGGTTGTAACCTGAGATAAAATAATCTCGGCTTCCGGCATTCCAACGGAGTGAACAGCATTATAGCCATCCTGAGCGATCATCAAGGCTGAAGGATTGGCATTACCAATATCTTCACTTGCCAAAATTATTAAACGCCGGGCAATAAAAAGTGGATCCTCGCCTCCATCCAGCATAACGCACATCCAGTAAAGAGCAGCATCAGGATCACTACCTCGCACACTTTTTATAAATGCAGAAATCGTATCATAATGATAATCAGCTTTTTTATCATATAATCGGGTTCTGTCCTGAAGCGCTTCCTTCAAAATCGCACGAGTTATCTGTATTTTGCCGTCTTTTTCATCAGCCATATCAATAGCTGTTTCCAGAGCATTCAATAATTTGCGGGCATCTCCGCCAATTGAATTAATCAAAAAGTTTCTGGAATCGTCTTCAAAATTTATTTCCATTTCCTTCAGAATGATATCATTATGAAGAGCATTATCAAGAATAGATTCCAGATCCTGATCGCTGAGAGAATCCAATCGCAAAACCCGACAGCGGGAGAGCAAAGGTGCGATAACTTCAAAAGAAGGATTCTCAGTAGTTGCTCCTATTAAAATGATATTACCATTTTCAACAGCACGGAGAAGCGCGTCCTGCTGGGCTTTATTAAAGCGGTGAATTTCATCGATAAATAATATGGTTGCCTCACCTCTCTGATGTCGATTTTTGCCTATTTTGATAACTTTGCGAACATCCTTGACTCCGGATGCCACAGCATTGAGTTGATAAAATTTGGCATCAGAATGGTTGGCAATTATTCGAGCCAGGGTGGTTTTACCAGTTCCAGGAGGTCCCCATAGAATCATCGAAAAAATGCGACCGTGTTTAATACTTTTAGATAGAATCTTACCCGGGCCCGCTATATTGGTTTGCCCAATGAATCCATCCAGAGTATTAGGACGAATTCTATCAGCCAGAGGCTTAAGTTCCTTTTGTTTTTCCTTATCTGAAAAAATATCAACTTTTTTATTCATAGAACAAAAGTTATTAGTGTTTAATTGTAAATGCAAGTTGGGTTAACTGGGCTGTAAAAAATTATACAAAAATTTCAAGCAGGATTATTTATATATTTTAAGCGAAAAACATACCATTAATATTCTACATATAGAATAGTTGTTCAAAAATGCGTTATTAATTGTTGACAATATAAAATATATAATTTATATTAATGCGACTATTTAATATCCCGATTTCTTTGAGTTTGTAGAAAATTT contains:
- a CDS encoding replication-associated recombination protein A; this encodes MNKKVDIFSDKEKQKELKPLADRIRPNTLDGFIGQTNIAGPGKILSKSIKHGRIFSMILWGPPGTGKTTLARIIANHSDAKFYQLNAVASGVKDVRKVIKIGKNRHQRGEATILFIDEIHRFNKAQQDALLRAVENGNIILIGATTENPSFEVIAPLLSRCRVLRLDSLSDQDLESILDNALHNDIILKEMEINFEDDSRNFLINSIGGDARKLLNALETAIDMADEKDGKIQITRAILKEALQDRTRLYDKKADYHYDTISAFIKSVRGSDPDAALYWMCVMLDGGEDPLFIARRLIILASEDIGNANPSALMIAQDGYNAVHSVGMPEAEIILSQVTTYLASSPKSNASYMALQRAKQAVKKNSTHNVPLHLRNAPTKLMEKKGSGKNYKYPHDHKDHFVNEHYFPEDMPTQKFYKPTRLGRESRIKDRLQHFWPKRYKSNSHDQDD
- a CDS encoding T9SS type A sorting domain-containing protein translates to DYSTQNTNLAFVFASDRGYSTPDDPSLTGLLIDNIVVYDNQNPEDTLYTNYGNVDVRSLRTGYGATSNWLSLENSPGTIEAGGDYNLTINCDAANLTPGNYSSQLNIELSDASSSVQVLPVNFTVTENNENIISNDKPENFTLMGNYPNPFNASTKIKYYLPEAGNVELMIYNLQGQKIYQAEEQYKGSGYRMMHWNGTDLNGHSIGTGVYIYKVQFENQSFQSGKLLLMK